The Streptomyces vinaceus genome contains the following window.
GGCCAAGGCTGCGACCGTGGTGCGGGAGAAGCGCCTGCCCTGTGCGCTCCTGGTCCGCCCGGACGAGTTCGCATGGAAGGTGTAGACCCGATGACTCTGACCAAGACGGCGGCCGTGACCGTCGCGCTGGCCCAGGCCCCCGGCCTTCCCACGGTGTTCACCACCGGGTACGCCGCCCGGATCGGCGCCGCAGCCGGGGGCCACAACCACTTCTACATGACGGGCTCGATGGGGCTGGCGCTGTCGCTCGGCACCGGCATCGCGATGCACTCCCGCCGTACGACCCTGGTCGTGGACGGCGACGGCAGCCTCCTGATGAACCCGGTCGGGCTGGTGATGGCGGGCGCCCGGCCGGACTTGCCGCTGATCCACCTCGTGCTGGACGACGGGGCCTACGCCTCCACGGGAGGCCAGCGCTCGCCCGGCGACTCGGTGGACCTGCCCGGCTGGGCTCGTGCCTGCGGATTCTCCCGGGTCCACACGGTCGGATCGGAGGAGGCTCTGGCCGCAGTCCTCCGTGAGGAGCTCCGGAACCCGCCGGCTCCCGTGTTCGTCCAGTGTCGCGTGACGTCCGACACCACGGCGCCCCCGCCGCGGGTGACCGACGACCTGGAGGGCATCACAGCCCGGTTCTCGGAGTTCCTCGCGCCGCAGGTCTGACGCGCCGTCCGCGAGCGGCCAGGCCGGACCAGCTGTCAACCATCGGAGGAAGTCGCGTGCAACGAGTAATCAGGATCGTGGGAATCGGCGGCTCGTCCGGTACCCGCTCGACGGTGGAACAGGCCCTTCGCGTCTGCTTGGACGCCGCCGAGCACATGGGCGCGGAGGTTCGGCTGCTCAACGGCACGGAGCTCGCCATGCCGCTCTACCGGCCGGGGGCGGAGGCCGTGCACGGGCACGCTGCCCGGCTGCTGCGCGCGGTGGCGCAGGCGGACGCCGTGGTACTGGCCAGCCCCGCGTATCACGGGACGGTCTCAGGACTGGTCAAGAACGCCCTGGACCATCTGGAGGAGCTCCGCGACGACAGTCGCCCGTACCTCAGTGGGCGGGCCGTGGGTTGTATCGCGGTGGGCCAGGGTTGGCAGGGTGCCGTCGCCACCCTGGCCGCCCTGCGCGACATCACCCACGCCCTGCGCGGCTGGCCCACACCGATCGGCGTCGCGGTCAACAGCACGGCCGTGCCTTTCGGTCCGGAGGGGCGGTGCGAGGTGCCACACGTCCAGGAGCAGCTGACGCTGATGGCTCAGCAACTGGTCGAGTTCGCCCGGGCCCGCCAGGCACTCCTGGCCCCCGTCACGGCCTGAGCGCCTTCGGCCACGTCGACCGCCCCGGCGTCGCCCCGGACGGGCGGCTGTAGCCGAAGCCGCCTGCCGGGCAAAAACGCAGGTCAGGCGCCCTTTCTTGGGCCCCTAGAAGAAGCCGAGACGCTTCGGCGAGTACGACACGAGGAGGTTCTTGGTCTGCTGGTAGTGCTCCAGCATCATCTTGTGGGTCTCGCGGCCTATGCCGGACTGCTTGTAGCCGCCGAAGGCGGCGTGGGCCGGGTAGGCGTGGTAGCAGTTCGTCCAGACGCGGCCCGCCTGGATCGCGCGGCCCGCGCGGTACGCGGTGTTGATGTCGCGGGTCCAGACGCCCGCGCCCAGACCGTACGCCGTGTCGTTGGCGATCCGTACGGCGTCGTCGAAGTCCTGGAACGCGGTGACCGAGACGACCGGGCCGAAGATCTCCTCCTGGAAGATCCGCATGCGGTTGTCGCCCTCGAAGACGGTCGGCTGGACGTAGAAGCCGCCCGCCAGTTCGCCGTCCAGCTCCTGCCTCTCGCCGCCCGTCAGGACCTTCGCGCCTTCCTTCCGGCCGATCTCCACGTACGACAGGACCTTTCGCAGCTGCTCCTCGGAGGCCTGCGCGCCGATCATCGTGTCCGTGTCCAACGGGTGCCCCGGCACGATCAGTTCCGTACGGGCCACGGCCGCGTCGAGGAAGTCGCCGTACCGGCCGCGCTCGATGAGGGCGCGCGAGGGGCTCGTACACACCTCGCCCTGGTTGAGGGCGAACATGGTGAAGCCCTCCAGGGCCTTGTCGCGCAGGTCGTCGTCCGTGGTCCAGATGTCGTCGAAGAAGAGGTTCGGGCTCTTGCCGCCGAGTTCGAGGGTCACCGGCTTCAGGTGCTCCGCCGCGTACTGCATGATCAGCCGCCCCGTGGACGTCTCCCCGGTGAACGCGATCTTCGCCACGCGCGGGCTGGAGGCGAGCGGTTTGCCCGCCTCCTCGCCGAAGCCGTTCACGATGTTCACCACGCCCGGCGGCAGCAGGTCCGCCACCAGGCCCAGCCAGTAGTGCACCGAGGCCGGGGTCTGCTCGGCCGGCTTCAGCACCACCGTGTTCCCGGCCGCCAGCGCCGGAGCCAGCTTCCACACCGCCATCAGGATCGGGAAGTTCCACGGGATGATCTGCCCGATCACGCCCAGCGGTTCGTGGAAGTGGTAGGCGACGGTGTCGTCGTCGAGCTGGCTCAGCGCCCCCTCCTGGGCGCGCAGCGCGCCCGCGAAATAGCGGAACTGGTCGATCGCCAGCGGTATGTCGGCGGCGAGGGTCTCCCGGACCGGCTTGCCGTTCTCCCAGGTCTCCGCGACCGCCAGCGCCTCCAGGTTCTGTTCCATCCGGTCGGCGATGCGCAGCAGTACCGTGGACCGCTCGGCGACCGAGGTGCGGCCCCAGGCGGGCGCCGCCGCGTGCGCCGCGTCGAGCGCCCGCTCCACGTCCTCGGCCGTGCCGCGCGCCACCTCGGTGAAGGTCCGGCCGTTGACGGGGGAGGGGTTGGCGAAGTACGCGCCGAGGGCAGGCTCGACGTACTCGCCACCGATGAAGTGGCCGTAGCGGGGCGCGTACGACATGAGCGCGCCTTCCGTACCGGGCGCAGCGTAACGGGCCATGGTGTCCTCCCCTTGCCGGGCGCCGGCCGCCGTCGGACAGCGCTCGGGAGGAGGCTAGGAGCGGGCAGGTTGCGAATACGTTGCCCGGCGCGGGGGCGGAGGGGCGGGTTCCCCGCGCGGGTGGCCGGGCCGGGGTCCGGAGCCGGGTTCCCCGCCGGGTTTCCCGGCGGGTCCGCCGCCGAGTTCCTCGTCGAGGGCCCGTACGCGGGCCAGCGCGGCCGGGCGGCCCTCCTGCGGCAGCGCTTCGGCCAGCGCCCGCCAAGCCGCCGCGTCGTCCGCGCCCCACGGGGAGCACACCCAGTCGGTCAGCAGCCCCGCGTCCGCCCGCGCGATCACCGCGGCCCGCGCCTGGTCCTCGATCCGGCGCCGCAGCCGCACGATGCCCGGCGCGGTCGAGCCGGGGAGCAACGGGCCCGCGTAGTGCTGGAGGGCCGCGGAGACGGCGCCGGCCGCCAGGTGCCGGGTCACCACGGTGGAGTCAGCCTCCAGCGGCGCCGCCGTACGGTACGGACGCGAGAGCGGGGCCCGGTCCCCCAGCAGTCCGCGCAGGCGCGACATTTCGGCGCGCAGGGTCACCGGTGACACCGATTCGTCCTCGTACAGCGCGATCGCCAGCTCCTCGCCCGACAGGCCCGCCGGATGGTGGGCGAGCAGCGCCATGATCTCGCTGTGCCGCCGGCCCAGGCGGAGCGTGGTGCCCCCGCCGACCAGCAGGGCCTCGTCCCGGCCGAGGACGGCGAGGGTGTCCCCGGCGCCCGGCGGGACCGGGTCAAGCAGTGCCAGTTGGGCCTCCGCCGCGCGGGCCACCGCCCGGACGAAGGCGAGGGAGTGCGGATGGGCGAGGCCGTCGCCGCCGGTGATGTCCACGGCGCCGAGGAGCCGGCCGGTCCGGGGATCGCGCACCGGGGCCGCCGCGCAGGTCCAGGGATGGACCCGGCGGCTGAAATGCTCGGCCCCGAAGACCTGGACCGGCTCTCCGAGGGCGACCGCCGTGCCGGGGGCGTTGGTGCCCATCGCGGTCTCCGCCCAGCGGGCGCCCGGCACGAAGCCGAGCCGCTCCGCCCGCCGTAGCGTGGCCGCCTCGCCCTCGACCCAGAGCAGGCTGCCCCGCGCGTCGCAGACCGCGAGCAGATGGGCCCCGTGCGCCGCGAACGCCCCCACGAGGTCCCGGAACACCGGCATCACCCGGGCCAGGGGGTGCTGCGCCCGGTACGACCGCAGTTCCGCCTCCGCCAAGTCCACCGCGGGCGCGGACTCCGGGCTGACCCCGGCGCGGTCGCACCGTCGCCAGGACTTCGCGATCACCGCCCGGACCGGATCCTCGACCCGCCCGTCCTGCGCGAACGCGGTGTGCGCCCGCCGCAGGAGGCGCGAACGCTCGGCGGGGTCGGCCCCGCCCGGCAGTGCCACCGACGGATCGTCCATGCGTCCTCCCGTGGTGCCGCGTATCCGGAGCGCCCCATCGTCGTGCCGGTACGGGGTCCGGACAAGGGCCGTGTCGGCCACGGCCGGGCCGGATCGCCGCCGGCGGGTGCCGGACCGGTCGCGTTCGGTGACGGAGGGAGGGGGCCGGGAACGCGTGGTCGGAGCGGCGCGTTGTGGGGGGTAGTGGACGACGACAGGTGGAGGTGTCCGCAGATGTCCAAGCGCGGCAAAGTCGCGGTTGCCGGAGTCGCGGCAGCCATCGTGTTGTTCTGGACGGTCGGGTTCTGGGCCGGACTGCTGGTCCTGATCGGCGTGCCGGCGGCCGCCTACCTGCTGCTGGACTCCTCCCAGCGGCGTCGTCTGCGGGGAATATCCAGGAAGCAACTGGGCCGCTGAGCCCGCGGCGCGGGGCGCCGGGCGGGTCACCGGGTGGATCAGTAGTAGTCGCGCATCAGGGCGGTGGCCCACTCGGGCTGGCGCAGTGCGCCGCGCGGGCCGAACTCGGCCATGTACGGCTTCAGGTCCAGCACCGGGGTGCCGTCCACCGCGTCCAGGCCTTCGACGTGCACGTCCAGGCCGTCCACCTTCAGGATCCGGCACCGGGAGACCCCCAGCCGGTTCGGCCTGTTCTTGCCGCGTTGGGCGAAGATGCCGACCAACGGCCAGTCCGCGTTGCCCCGGGGATGCCGCGCGCCCGTCTCGATCTTCTCCACCGGAACCCGGTCGAAGTGGTAGACGACCTCCAGGTGTGAAAAGTCCGCCAGCCCGTACAGGGCCTCCGGGCCGAACCTTCCGGAGTCCAGGCGGATCACGGCCGTCTCCCGCCCCCAGTCGTCGTCGACCGCCTCCGCGCGGCCGCCCACCACCACGGCCACCGGCTCCGATTGCACCGACACAGCGTCTCCTTCGGGTTCATGCCGGGCGTACGGCCACGCGGTCCAGGGCCGCGAGCAGCTCCGGCAGTTCGGGCAGGCCGAGATCGGGATCCCCGTCGCGGGGGACCGTGAGGACCTCGCCCGGCTCCTCGTCCAGCAGGACGAAGGCGGCGTCCCCGGTCCGTGCCACCAGCGACCACCCGGGGCCGTCCACGCGCAGCGTCCGCACGCCCTCGCCCGCGAACGAGGACCGGACCCGGCCCGGCGGCGGCGGGCTCTGGGTGTACTCCAGGGCCTCCCGGAGCGCCCGCGCGAGCCCGGGGTGCGCCGCGGCCGCCGCCCCGCCGTCCGCCGCGACCTGCTCGCGCCAGCCGGTCCACTCCCGGGCGATCTGGTCCGCCCCCATCCGCCGCTGCACGGGTCCCCACACCTCGGCGGACGGCGGTGCCAGCGGCACCCGTCCGGTCCCGTCGGCGCCCTGCTCCGGGTCGTGCGGCTCCGGTACGCCCGGCGCCGCCACCGACAGGGCCAGGGGCCAGCCCGCCAGCGAGACCACGATCGACCGCTCGTCGGGCGACAGGTCGTATTCCATGCCGCAGTCCCAGGAGGCGATCGCCATGGCCACGAGCGAGACGTCGTCCACGACGACCGTCCAGCGCGCGCCGTCCTCGTCCTGTCCGAGCACCAGCCCGTATCCCTGCGCCGCCGGTTTCACACCCAGCAGCGAGCAGGCCTCCGGGAAGTCGTCGCCCAGGATGCCCGGAAACTGCGCGGGGGTCAGCAGCACGGCGGTCAGCACGTAGAGCGAACCGCCCCCCTCCTCGTCCGTCACGTGGCCTCCCGGTCGCTCTGTCGTCGGCGCACCCTAACCAGCGGGTAACCCCTGCGTCGAGAGCCTGCGGCCGTCGATTTCCAAGGCCGCCACCTGCACGTAGAGTTGGCAGCCCGCCACAGAAAGGTGTACCCGGTGCAGCGTTACGACCGGCTGAGGGAGATCCTCCGTCTCGACCCCGACAAGGACTTCCTGGCCATCTACCGGCTCACCGCCACCTACGAGTTCCCGTGGGACATGACCCGCGCCCTGGAGCTCGCCCTCTTCCGCACGTACGCGGTCCCCAGCATCGGCCGCCTCCTCGCCGAGACCGCCGAGTTCACCGATCGTCCGCAGAAGCGCTACGACGACACCTCGCTGCTCCTCGACGCCGTCGTGGAGCACGGGTTCGAGAGCGATACGGCGCGCACCGCGATCCGCCGCGTCAACCAGATGCACCGCGCCTACGACATCACCAACGAGGACATGCGGTACGTCCTGTGCACGTTCGTGGTGATCCCGGCGCGCTGGCTGGACGCCTACGGCTGGCGCCCGCTGACCCATCACGAACGCCGCGCCGCCGCGAACTACTACGCCGAACTCGGCCGGCACATGGGTATAAAGGACATTCCGGGCTCTTTCGAGGAGTTCGAGGAGACCCTGCACTCCTACGAGGAGGCCCACCTCGGCTGGGACGAGGGCGGCCGCAAGGTGGCCGACTCCACCCTCGCCCTCATGGCCTCCTGGTACCCCGCGCCGCTCGCCCCCGCGACGCGCGCGCTGGTCCTCTCCCTCCTCGACGAGCCGCTGCTGTCCGCCTTCCGCTACGAGAGCCCCCGTCCGCCGGTCAAGCGGCTGTTCCGGGGCGCCCTCAAGCTGCGCGGGCGCGCCGTCCGGCTGCTGCCGCCGCGCAAGGACCCGCACTACGCCCGGCAGAACCCGGAGATCAAGGGTTACCCCCATGGCTACGACGTCGGCGAGCTCGGCACGTTCCCGGTGCCCGGCTCGGGGGGATGCCCCGTACCGCATCCGCGCCGGCCCGCCGGGGCGGATGCTCAGCCTCCGGCGTGATCCCGGGCACCTCCTCGCGTCCCGGGGCAGGTGCCGACGTACGGCATGGGCATGGGAGGGCCGGTCAGGCCCGGCGCAGCGCGAGCGCGAGGAAGCGGGCGTCCTCGTCGGCGTACGAGGTCATGTCCCAGCCCGAACCGGCCAGCAGCGGGCCCAGGTTGTGCTCGGCCCGCAGGTCCTCCGGCGTCAGTTCGCGGCCCTGTCGCGCCGCCAGGGCCGCCCGCCCGATCGGGTGGAACAGGGCGAGGCGGCCGCCGGGGCGGACCACGCGGGCGAGCTCGCGCAGGTTCGCCTCCGGGTCGGGCAGGTGCGCGATCAGCCCGGCCGCGAACACGGCGTCGAGCGCCGCGTCGCGCAGCGGCAGCCGGGCCACGTCCGCGAGCAGCAGCGTGCCCTCGGCGTCCCGGCCGGCCCGCCGCGCGGCGGCCAGCATCTGCGGGGTGAGGTCCGCGCCGAGCACCGTGCCGGCCGGGCCGACGGCGGCGCGCAGCGCGGTCAGCGCCCGCCCGGTACCGCAGCCCGCGTCGAGGACGCGGTCGCCGGGGCGCAGGCCGAATTCGGCCACCGCCGTCGTGAAGGCGGGCCCGTCCGCCGGGAACTTCCGGTCCCAGTCGGCGGCGCGCGTCCCGAAGAACTCCTGCACGTGCGTGTGGTCTTCGCTCATGTGGACATGATCCCCCATGGCTCCCGCGCGGTGCGTGTGCAAGGTGGCACGTGGCGCGATCGAAGCAGGGCGTAGCTCTGTCATATTCCAGCAGTTCCAGCTGCTTTCGAAATGCGCCCCTTGTTCGCGCCCTCACCCGGACTAGCGTCCCGGGGCCATGGGACACCTCGACCACGCGGCCTATGGCTGGCTGACACCCGTACTGTCGTATGCGATGGCATGCATCGGCGCGGCCCTCGGGCTGCGCTGCACCGTCTGCGCGCTCGCCGCGACGACCGGATCCTCCCGCCGCAACTGGCTCCTCACCGCGGCCTCCGCCATCGGGACCGGCATCTGGACGATGCACTTCGTCGCGATGCTCGGCTTCGACGTCACCGGCACCGAGATCCACTACAACGTGCCGCTGACCGTGCTCAGCCTGCTCGTCGCCATGCTCGTCGTCGGCGCGGGGGTGTTCGCCGTCGGCTACGGCCGGGCCCGCGGCCGCGCCCTGGTCCTCGGGGGACTCACCACCGGCCTCGGCGTCGCCAGCATGCACTACCTCGGCATGGCGGCCCTGCGCCTGCACGGCAGCGTCTCGTACGACCCGCTGATGGTCGGGCTCTCGGTCGCGATCGCGGTC
Protein-coding sequences here:
- a CDS encoding NADPH-dependent FMN reductase, which produces MQRVIRIVGIGGSSGTRSTVEQALRVCLDAAEHMGAEVRLLNGTELAMPLYRPGAEAVHGHAARLLRAVAQADAVVLASPAYHGTVSGLVKNALDHLEELRDDSRPYLSGRAVGCIAVGQGWQGAVATLAALRDITHALRGWPTPIGVAVNSTAVPFGPEGRCEVPHVQEQLTLMAQQLVEFARARQALLAPVTA
- a CDS encoding thiamine pyrophosphate-dependent enzyme yields the protein MTLTKTAAVTVALAQAPGLPTVFTTGYAARIGAAAGGHNHFYMTGSMGLALSLGTGIAMHSRRTTLVVDGDGSLLMNPVGLVMAGARPDLPLIHLVLDDGAYASTGGQRSPGDSVDLPGWARACGFSRVHTVGSEEALAAVLREELRNPPAPVFVQCRVTSDTTAPPPRVTDDLEGITARFSEFLAPQV
- a CDS encoding oxygenase MpaB family protein; this encodes MQRYDRLREILRLDPDKDFLAIYRLTATYEFPWDMTRALELALFRTYAVPSIGRLLAETAEFTDRPQKRYDDTSLLLDAVVEHGFESDTARTAIRRVNQMHRAYDITNEDMRYVLCTFVVIPARWLDAYGWRPLTHHERRAAANYYAELGRHMGIKDIPGSFEEFEETLHSYEEAHLGWDEGGRKVADSTLALMASWYPAPLAPATRALVLSLLDEPLLSAFRYESPRPPVKRLFRGALKLRGRAVRLLPPRKDPHYARQNPEIKGYPHGYDVGELGTFPVPGSGGCPVPHPRRPAGADAQPPA
- a CDS encoding MHYT domain-containing protein, with amino-acid sequence MGHLDHAAYGWLTPVLSYAMACIGAALGLRCTVCALAATTGSSRRNWLLTAASAIGTGIWTMHFVAMLGFDVTGTEIHYNVPLTVLSLLVAMLVVGAGVFAVGYGRARGRALVLGGLTTGLGVASMHYLGMAALRLHGSVSYDPLMVGLSVAIAVVAATAALWAALNIKSPVAVTVASLVMGAAVSSMHYTGMLAVAVRVVPSEQTLPGATAMQFIFPLAVGLGSYLFITSAFVALSPTADERAASASAARHLGGGQAAAPVAPSAPAR
- a CDS encoding SAM-dependent methyltransferase, with the translated sequence MQSEPVAVVVGGRAEAVDDDWGRETAVIRLDSGRFGPEALYGLADFSHLEVVYHFDRVPVEKIETGARHPRGNADWPLVGIFAQRGKNRPNRLGVSRCRILKVDGLDVHVEGLDAVDGTPVLDLKPYMAEFGPRGALRQPEWATALMRDYY
- the exaC gene encoding acetaldehyde dehydrogenase ExaC is translated as MARYAAPGTEGALMSYAPRYGHFIGGEYVEPALGAYFANPSPVNGRTFTEVARGTAEDVERALDAAHAAAPAWGRTSVAERSTVLLRIADRMEQNLEALAVAETWENGKPVRETLAADIPLAIDQFRYFAGALRAQEGALSQLDDDTVAYHFHEPLGVIGQIIPWNFPILMAVWKLAPALAAGNTVVLKPAEQTPASVHYWLGLVADLLPPGVVNIVNGFGEEAGKPLASSPRVAKIAFTGETSTGRLIMQYAAEHLKPVTLELGGKSPNLFFDDIWTTDDDLRDKALEGFTMFALNQGEVCTSPSRALIERGRYGDFLDAAVARTELIVPGHPLDTDTMIGAQASEEQLRKVLSYVEIGRKEGAKVLTGGERQELDGELAGGFYVQPTVFEGDNRMRIFQEEIFGPVVSVTAFQDFDDAVRIANDTAYGLGAGVWTRDINTAYRAGRAIQAGRVWTNCYHAYPAHAAFGGYKQSGIGRETHKMMLEHYQQTKNLLVSYSPKRLGFF
- a CDS encoding helix-turn-helix domain-containing protein, which produces MDDPSVALPGGADPAERSRLLRRAHTAFAQDGRVEDPVRAVIAKSWRRCDRAGVSPESAPAVDLAEAELRSYRAQHPLARVMPVFRDLVGAFAAHGAHLLAVCDARGSLLWVEGEAATLRRAERLGFVPGARWAETAMGTNAPGTAVALGEPVQVFGAEHFSRRVHPWTCAAAPVRDPRTGRLLGAVDITGGDGLAHPHSLAFVRAVARAAEAQLALLDPVPPGAGDTLAVLGRDEALLVGGGTTLRLGRRHSEIMALLAHHPAGLSGEELAIALYEDESVSPVTLRAEMSRLRGLLGDRAPLSRPYRTAAPLEADSTVVTRHLAAGAVSAALQHYAGPLLPGSTAPGIVRLRRRIEDQARAAVIARADAGLLTDWVCSPWGADDAAAWRALAEALPQEGRPAALARVRALDEELGGGPAGKPGGEPGSGPRPGHPRGEPAPPPPRRATYSQPARS
- a CDS encoding class I SAM-dependent methyltransferase, with translation MSEDHTHVQEFFGTRAADWDRKFPADGPAFTTAVAEFGLRPGDRVLDAGCGTGRALTALRAAVGPAGTVLGADLTPQMLAAARRAGRDAEGTLLLADVARLPLRDAALDAVFAAGLIAHLPDPEANLRELARVVRPGGRLALFHPIGRAALAARQGRELTPEDLRAEHNLGPLLAGSGWDMTSYADEDARFLALALRRA